The sequence ATCACGAGGCCCTCGGCCTCGCGTCTGAGTCGCGAGTCTTCAGCGTCGTTGTGATCACCCGCCAGAGCTGACGGCGAAAGTATGCGCAACCGTGATGCAGTGCGGGGGATTCCGTTATCCGAACAGTGGGTAACGGCCCTCGGACGTAGGCCAGTTGGGACAGAACGGTGGATGTTACGCGGTTCGGGAGGTTCGACCGATGTCTACGCGCGAAGAAGCGTCGCGGGCCGATGGATTCCGCGTGCGCGTCAACAAGACCGGCTCGCGCCGGATTTGCTCAGTAGCCGCCGTGCGCCGGCGGATAGCCGTACCCGCCGGCCGGGGTCTGCGGCGGTGCCGGCACCTGGAGCGGCGACTGCGGCGGCACCGGGGCGTGCGCCTCGCGGTCGTAGAACGGGCGCGCGTTGGCGCGCAGCCACATCACCACCGGGTCGTAGTCGTCGGTCATGGCGACCGTCGAGACCGGCAGGCCCTCCGGGACCGCGCCGATGGACTGCTGCATCATGGCCCGCACCGAGTCGACCGCGGCGGGCGAGGTGTCGTACACGTCCAGGCCGATGGCGAGGTACGGCGCCCCGAGCGCGGGCTGCACCCAGGCGCGGCGCAGCGAGCGCAGCGCGGGAGTGCGGTGGGCGTTCTGCGCGAGCAGGGCGTAGAACTGCGGGATCTCGATGCCGGGCTCGGACAGCCGCAGCGGGCCGGCGGGCTGGCGGTCCAGACCGGTGGCGATACGGCGCAGGTCCAGCCAGGGGATGCCGACGCCGCCGCCGGGGGCGTGCGGATTGAGCCAGAGGCCGTAGTGGTCGGGGTAGAGGGTGCGCGCCACGTCCAGGCCGTCGGCCACCTCGTAGGAACGGTTCCAGCCGCTGGCCGACAGTTCCTGGGCGGAGGTCACACAGGGGGCGTAGTGGAAGCCGTCCACCTCCATGTTCCCGTACTGGGCGTCCGGGGCGCCGGCCTGGCCGTGCCACAGGAGCATGAAGACCTGGCCGGAGGAGGGAGTGGCGAGGGCGCGCAGCAAAGCCTCGTAGGCGTCGTAGCGTCCGGGCGTGACCTGGCGCAGCATGTGCTCGACGCCGCCGCTGTGGCTCGCGCTCACCTGGTGTGCCCCTTCTTTTCTGTGACCCGGCGTTGGGGAACAGCTTATGCGCCTACCAGCTCGGGGCCTTTTGTTCGATCGCGTGTGCGGGTCAGTGGAGGGTTGCCCGCGCTCCTGCGGCAGAGCCGCGTGTCGCACGCGGGCCCGCGCCTCGCAGGCGCCTTCAGTGGCCGTGTTGGTAGAAGGGGCGGACGTTCGCCTTCAGCCACGTCGCCACCGGGTCGTCCGTGACGTCCAGGAGGACCAGGTTCACCGGCCACTTGACCGGGTGCTCGGCCAGGGCCTTGCCGAGGGCCTGGAGAGGAAGGGCGCGGAGGTCGCCTTCCCACTGGGAGAGTTCGACGCCGACGAACAGCGCCGGGTCGGCCGTCTCGACGGCGGCCAGGCAGCGGCGGGCGGTGAGGACCACGCCGGTCCCGGTGAACTCGGCGGAGGCGGCGGCGAGGAAGTCGACCGGGTCGTCCTGCCAGTCGGGCTCGAAGAGGCGGACCCGGCCGCCGGTGCCCGGGCCGTCGAGCGGGGTGCGGCCCACCCGGCACAGCTCGGCCACCGCCTCGGGCGGCAGCGGTATGCCGACCACGCCCTCGGGGTTGACGGCGATGCCGACCTGCGGGGGCAGACCGCGGGCGAACTCCACCGCCGGGGCGATGGTGTACGCCATGTGGGAGCCGGCCACCTGGCGCAGTTGTTCCTCGGAGCTGAACACCGGGACGTAGGTCTGGCCGCCGATGTCCAGCGTCGGCAGGTCCAGCGGGCCGCTGTCCGGGCCTCCGCCGTTGGGCAGCGGGATCCACAGCAGGCTGCGGCCGACGACCTCGACGATCCGGCCGCCCGCCGCGGGGATGCCGAGGGAGGCCGACAACACCTCCTCCAGCTCGTTGCCGGGCCAACCGCCGTGCGGGTGCGGGTGCGCCTGTGCCGGGAAGTCCGCCGGGAAGTCCATGTGCCTACCGCCTGCTGGGAACCACTGCTGTGACCATGAAGGCTAGCGGGTGGCGCCGACAGTCCCTCACCGCGTGAAGCCGACGCGGGCGAGGACGTCCGCCGCGTCCCGGTCCAGCAGCACCGCCGCGCCGCAGCCGGCGGGCAGCTCCCCCTTCTCCACCGCGCGCAGCAGCCGGGCGGTGGTGCGGCGGTGGCGGCTGAAGGCGTAGCGGGAGACGCCCCGGCCGCGCTCGTGCTGGCCCCGGCGGGCCGTCTCGGGGCTGACGTCGAGCAGGAGCAGGTGCAGGGTGCCGCCCCGGCGCCGGGCCTCGCGGGCCAGCCAGGCGCGCACCCACGGCTGGGTGCCGCAGTCGTGCACGACCAGTCCCTCGCCGGTGCGCAGCGCCCGGCGCAGCCCGGCGTAGTGCGCGAGGCGGACCAGCGGGCGGTAGAGCGCGTACGGCAGGAAGCGGGGGACGCGGGCCTGGAAGCGGTCGCGGGTGTCCTGGGAGTCGACGCGGCGGCCGGTGACCGCGCGGTGCATCAGGGTGGACTTGCCGCTGCCCGGCAGCCCGGTGATCACCACCAGGTCGCGGGGGCCGAAGAGCAGGGCGTGCGGGCTGCGGCCGGCCCGGTCGCGCAGATCGCGGACGACCGGCGCGGGGCGCCGCGCGCCGCGTTCCCGGGCCGCCGCGGGGGGCTGCGCCGGCACCGCGAGACCGGCGTGGGCGGCGTAGGCCGATGTCCTGTTCACCGTGATCGTCCTCCCCAGGGGCTCGGTCAATCCCATGCCCGTTCTCTGTAAAGAGAAGGTAATGGGCAACGGTCGGCGGTGCGTGCGCTTACGGCCACAGGTCGGTCACAAGCGGCGCGCTCTGGATGGCCGGGGTGCGGCGTGCAATGATGAGGCCGCCAACTGCATACCGGCCGTTTGAATCCGCGCGGGAGAGTCCCCGGGCCCCCTCGGGGCCGCCTGGGGCGCCGAAGGAGCAAGTCCCTCCCTTGAATCTCTCAGGCCCCGTTACCGCGCGGGCGAGGCACATCTGAAAAGCGGGCCGCCGTCGCCGGCGGCCCCACCCAAGGTGCAAGCCGTGATCGTCCCCGTGGCGGTGGCGGCGAACCTCTCAGGTTCCGATGACAGATGGGGAGGAACGTTCCTCGCCCCGTCCTTGTGCCCTGGGAGACGACCGACCGATGAGCAGTACCGAACTCCGCCATACCGCGCTCGACGCCGTGCACCGCTCGCTGGGCGCCACGATGACCGACTTCGCCGGCTGGGACATGCCCCTGCGCTACGGCTCCGAGCGCGACGAGCACACCGCCGTGCGCACCCGGGCCGGCCTGTTCGACCTCTCCCACATGGGCGAGATCACCGTGACCGGCACCGGGGCCGCCGCCTTCCTGAACCACGCGCTGGTCGGCAACATCGCCTCCGTCGGCGTCGGACGCGCCCGCTACACCATGATCTGCCAGGCCGACGGCGGCATCCTGGACGACCTGATCGTCTACCGGCTGGCGGAGACCGAGTACATGGTCGTGGCCAACGCCTCCAACGCCCAGGTGGTGCTCGACGCGCTCACCGAGCGGTCGGCCGGGTTCGCCGCCGAGGTCCGCGACGACCGGGACGCCTACGCGCTGATCGCGGTGCAGGGCCCCGAGTCCCCCGGCATCCTGAAGTCCCTCACCGACGCCGACCTGGACGGCCTGAAGTACTACGCCGGGCTGCCCGGCACGGTCGCCGGCGTCCCGGCGCTGATCGCCCGCACCGGCTACACCGGCGAGGACGGCTTCGAGCTGTTCGTGAAGCCGGAGCA comes from Streptomyces sp. SCL15-4 and encodes:
- the gcvT gene encoding glycine cleavage system aminomethyltransferase GcvT, translated to MSSTELRHTALDAVHRSLGATMTDFAGWDMPLRYGSERDEHTAVRTRAGLFDLSHMGEITVTGTGAAAFLNHALVGNIASVGVGRARYTMICQADGGILDDLIVYRLAETEYMVVANASNAQVVLDALTERSAGFAAEVRDDRDAYALIAVQGPESPGILKSLTDADLDGLKYYAGLPGTVAGVPALIARTGYTGEDGFELFVKPEHAVALWQALTEAGEGVGLVPCGLSCRDTLRLEAGMPLYGHELTTSLTPFDAGLGRVVKFDKEGDFVGREALSEAAARAAQNPPRVLVGLIAEGRRVPRAGYAVVAGGEVIGEVTSGAPSPTLGRPIAMAYVDAAHAAPGTPGVGVDIRGTHEPYEVVALPFYKRQK
- a CDS encoding AAA family ATPase, whose protein sequence is MNRTSAYAAHAGLAVPAQPPAAARERGARRPAPVVRDLRDRAGRSPHALLFGPRDLVVITGLPGSGKSTLMHRAVTGRRVDSQDTRDRFQARVPRFLPYALYRPLVRLAHYAGLRRALRTGEGLVVHDCGTQPWVRAWLAREARRRGGTLHLLLLDVSPETARRGQHERGRGVSRYAFSRHRRTTARLLRAVEKGELPAGCGAAVLLDRDAADVLARVGFTR
- a CDS encoding enhanced serine sensitivity protein SseB C-terminal domain-containing protein, which encodes MLRQVTPGRYDAYEALLRALATPSSGQVFMLLWHGQAGAPDAQYGNMEVDGFHYAPCVTSAQELSASGWNRSYEVADGLDVARTLYPDHYGLWLNPHAPGGGVGIPWLDLRRIATGLDRQPAGPLRLSEPGIEIPQFYALLAQNAHRTPALRSLRRAWVQPALGAPYLAIGLDVYDTSPAAVDSVRAMMQQSIGAVPEGLPVSTVAMTDDYDPVVMWLRANARPFYDREAHAPVPPQSPLQVPAPPQTPAGGYGYPPAHGGY
- a CDS encoding enhanced serine sensitivity protein SseB, with amino-acid sequence MDFPADFPAQAHPHPHGGWPGNELEEVLSASLGIPAAGGRIVEVVGRSLLWIPLPNGGGPDSGPLDLPTLDIGGQTYVPVFSSEEQLRQVAGSHMAYTIAPAVEFARGLPPQVGIAVNPEGVVGIPLPPEAVAELCRVGRTPLDGPGTGGRVRLFEPDWQDDPVDFLAAASAEFTGTGVVLTARRCLAAVETADPALFVGVELSQWEGDLRALPLQALGKALAEHPVKWPVNLVLLDVTDDPVATWLKANVRPFYQHGH